The DNA region TTCTCCATGTGTCCAATGTACCAAGGCAGGTTTGGTGTGGttgttttcaataaaaaagagTGTTTCCAGCATCATATGAAATAACAATATAAAATTCCATTCTAAATTCATACAATGATGTTTCTGAAAGTCTATAGATTACAATAAGTGTTATGCCAAGCCTTGGAGGAAAAGGATTTCCATCTCTAGTGGTGACATCACGACGGAGGGCCTGTCCCACACAGGAGCTGGCTGATggatgggacagaagatcttccactggaGCACAGGTGTTGGGCAGGTGTGTGCACAGGTGGGAACATCAGGTGTTGGGCATGCTGGTGTGTACAGGTGGCCAAGGATCTGCAACTCCCATGGCTGCGGGCTCACAACAGAGCTTTGCACGTCAGATGCGACGGCTGTTTAACACACTGAATAAACCTGGCAGGCCTgcgaaaagaaagcaaaagcagaagtCAAGGTGCAGTATGGTGAATCAGTAGATCAATTTGCCAGTGAACATAACCCTTTTATTAGTAATGAGAGTGTGCACGGCCTACCAAGCATCCACACAAAGTTCGCTCTGATAGCAACACCACCAAGAAAGATCTATTCCAGGAACAAAAACTCAAGTGTGgcctgatttcatttcatttcacttaTAAAATCATAGACGCAGATACTGAGAAGGGATGCTGGGTAGTACTACCATAGGAGTGAAAAGAGAAATGTGTGGCTCTGATGTCATAGACGTGATTACCAATGCCAGCTGGTGAGGAAGGGAGAGCAGAAGCGGATAGGAAAGACAGGAAAATTCTTCAGAATATATAGACAAATGTCAGTAGTATTTGCCTCTAAATGGGGAGGACTGGGATTGTTAGGCTTAGTCTATGCCAATATACCTACCTTTCTGCTTACTTATTCAATATTCACACTAAAACATCTGGATAAAAGTTTACTTGATCAGAAGGCATGTCTGGGATAGAGAGATTTCAACTCTGGACTTTGTCTACATCTATGGAATTTACTTTGAGCTTTCCCAGAAACCGGGCAGTCCTTCAGAGCAACACAACTCTTAAAAACAAGAGGCCTTGTGAGTCCGAAGATTCAAAGGACCATGTTGACTACGTTATGGCATCATGGTTGGACAGAGTCAATATGCTCTCCACGTCTAAGGTCACATGATCTGGTGCTCTCAGTGGCTGGTGGTGGTGTACAAATGGCTGGCTTCTTACATGGACCACTGTCTGTTCAAGCCCTTGTAGAAGCTACACCTATACATTCTTTCCAGACAAGAACAGGTGAGCCCACCTGGAACCTGGAGTCGGCACATATGAGTTTTAACGAAAAGGATTTCTGGCTATTCATGAGAAAAGGGGAAATCATTATTAAGAGACAAAAGACACAAGCATGTTGCGAATGAGTCTCATCTTCCTGGGATTCTGGTATTCAGCTGTCTCCATGCTAAGCACACACAGGCTGGTCAGATAATTATGAGGCTTCTTTCACAGTTGTTCCTTTGCTTTGTGTGTTCTCCCAGGTGCCTACTGCAAAAGGCTGATGTGATCTCCTGGAAGTTCCCCAGACAGGAGCCAGCTGACTAATGGGGAAACAAAAAGCAACGAGAAAGTCTCTTGAAACTATCGTTCTGCCTTGGTGATGGGGCTGGTGAGAAAAAGTATTGATGCAGCGGGAACAGGAAAACTATCCTGGCACTTCAGCTTTTACGTTCATGAGCGTCTTTTTCCTATGCACCAATTTGCATGGTCCTGCACTCTTGAAGCCACGCAGGCCTGTAGGCCATAGGCCAAACCGGGAAGGATCTCCTCACAGGCTGGGCCAGCTTCATCGGCAAGTCCCCGGGgctggcagagaggcaggggaaggTGGGACAAGAGTGGCCATGCAATCATGGCGGGGTAGGGACAGATATCACCATAGGTCTGATCTGAGAACACCACCAATGCCCAAGAAGGGCCTACGTGGCCCTCCCAGCTCACAGAAGATCAACAGTGGAGCAAAAGTCTACACAGGACAAGATAGTCATTTCTCCACTCAGAAACCTATTACCTGTAGTCATTGTGGCATTCAAATGAAATCTTCCTCTGTTGCACAATGGATTGCAACTCACGGATGGAGGATCCTGAGCATGAGTccctggggagaaaagagaaatatCAAAGCAACCAGCTCTCTCAACACTTCTCCAGTCATGGTTTCTGTTCCCCAGCAGCCTCGGGATGGCGAGCTGAAGCAGAGGTGCACCTGAGAGCTCCCAGATCAGACATAAAATGAGAGGTTGTTGGGATGGGCTAAATTGCCTTCTGAGCCAGAGAATGCTTCACGAAGCATCCTGTGACTGATTCACACAATAGCCCTGTGCATCCCTGGAAGTGTGTAAGGCATACCTGGAAACTCCTTCCACATTATGCATCACCCAGGCCTGAAGCGTATGAACCTTCTCTGGTCGCAAATTGAAGACTTCTACCCTTCCAAAAGTGCTacaacagaagagagcaagaacaCCGTCAACCCCCAACCTAAATCTGAAGTTACCCAAACCCTTTATGAAAAACCAGTGGGCAGGTTGTCTCTATTAAAACCCATCCTTTGGAAATAACTTAGGATTCACGTTGCAGAGACATATCTTCTTGCACCAGGTGGCACTCAGTGAACAAGAATCTCAAAGTAAAATCATCACTCTGTACATTGAAGCTGATCTTTAAAATTACTTGCTGCTCAGAAAGTGGTTCTTAGATCGGCATATTACAGAGCTCCTAAAAAGGGTTAGAGCTGCAGACCCTCAGCCCTCAGCCACCTGTTGGATTAATGTACAAGTGAACAATCCCCAGACAATTTATGTGCTCAGTAACATGCAAGTTTTGCTGTGGAAGACACTGGTGGTCTCTCCCAATTCCACTCCTAGACTCTTCCCTGTTCAGCCCTACGGCTGTTCCTTCTGCTGCAGGTACCTGGATCCCAGATTCTAGACCAATTcctttaattttaatattgtcaCCCAAAAACACCCTTTAAGTTTGGAGTCAAAAAAAGATCATAGGAtaaatttttctttgtgaaattaAGTATgtaaagaggagaaacagaaaattaaatttgGGGTACCAAAACTGCCCAGATAGATTGACACATGCCTCCTCAGctggagaaaaagaacaaaggtCAAAAAATGAGAACAAAGAGGCAGGGGACTTAAACACAGAAAGACGTCTGAGAAGGCCAACACGGATGTGTCATGATGCCCCTTGGGTGTGGATTAAGCAACGGATTTTTTTAGTGCCTTCCTTATTAGGCACAGAATTCAGCATTTTTCATGCATTGTCTCAGTTAATCTTCAGATCACCATTTCCTCTCAGCCATGTGCACAGGCACTGCGCAATCCCCCGCTGGTAATCTCCCACAAAGAGATCAGGAGTTCAAGAGCCCAGAGAAGTTCCTGGGGTTCCCAACAGTGCCTTTACCGCAACATTAGGATTTACACTGCTCAGGGAGTTCAAAGTCAGGTCAGATCTTCAGGGACAGTGAGGGTTCAACCAGGCAGAAGCGAGAATGGAGGGCGAGATATACGGGGAAATGGTTTGAACAGAGGAGTAAACAGGCAGGGTGGAGTGTAACAGAAAAGAAAGTTTAGAAAATTACACTGGGTCTCAAAAAGTCAGGAGCAACAGGTGGATGCAGTGTGATGGCCTTTAGAGCCATTGAGATTTTATGCAAAGAAGAAATCAGACAAAAGCACTGACATTGAAATAACTATCTCTTCAGGGGAAATGAATGTTCTAGCTTTTAATAAGGGCTTTAGCTTTTAATAACTCTCAGCCAAATCCTCTGGACTAACCTGAAATATGATAAGTATGTTTCTTCTAGGGATTGAGTGTGCATTGGGAGTCATAATAATCTTTGtgaatagattataaaaaatgaGTACCTGTTTTTGCTAAATGGAGTGTCTCTGGATCCGTTGAGCATCACGTAGACCGTACCACAGGCAGATTCTGcaaacttggggaaaaaaaagtccacCATTCCTCAGGATGCAAACCCAATCACCATGCCCCCAAAGCTCCATCCAACACAATGCTTACTAGATGGCTGGTGAGAGAAGGGATATCGTGTAGAGTTGGATTATAAGAGTGCTAGTTCTACTTATTCCATTCCAAGTCAACTGGTTTTTCCAGttcatgtcagagtgctggaCAGAGTTTACTCCATCCTGCAAAGGTTTGAACTGTGAATATCAGAGCCACCATCTGCAGGATTGCTAAAATCAGAAGCTCAGAAGTCTGAAGTCTGAGGAGAAAGGTGAAAGTAATGTACTATTGTCTTGCCCTGTTAGACATACTTCATTCAGTGAGCATAACGAGCAACTTAGGGGTCTAGGAAAACATAACATCATGGAAGGGGGAAACCAGGAGAGAAAAGGTAACATACAGGTCCGGAAAGGCACAAAGagaagtgggggtggggacagctgAGTGACCAAACGAGTAAGATGAGTAAAGAGTTTATTTCTCCTGATGCAAACATTTATCTGAAGCATTCACTAAGCATTACTGAgaacaaaataagcaaaacaaaaattgttcaggtctgtagaaggacattgtgatttGTAGGACAGCAAACATACGATGACGATTGATTGGCTATCATTTGTATTAGAACAACTGATTGGATATTATTTGAATGAGGACGAttgattggatatacaaaacaaaaagagagttTCAAACAAGTGCatagaaacaattgatgggtcCGTAGAAAGCTTTATGGGAACTACATAAGCTCCTCAATACCTTTTCCCTTATCCTACGTGAgcctcagtctataaaagcctgaAGTCACTAATAAACTTGGGCTATCTCACCAACACAGTAGCCCACGCGTGTCataggctccatgcaccaagtccatcactgcaggacagcgaacaCAGGTCTCCTATCCAGTTCCTTGAATCCCACTGACCTGAGCCCTCACAGCATCCAAGTGCCCTTACATTATCTAGCCAGTTTGCATTGCAGGCATGAACCTGCTGTCCATTTAACTACCAATACAAAGAACTGCGAGAACCGTgatcctgactgttccatttaCCTTTATTCCCTGCGGGCCTCACACTTTGGCACATGTGACAGAGTGGATTGGATGGAATTGAATATGTATtaccataaaaatgaatgaacatcTGCCCAATAAAAATTCatggaaggaaaagagggagggaaggcaggagtaAAGCGGAAGCAAGAAGTTCAGTACTCTGTGAAAACGAGCAGGAAAGAATCATGAAGGGCACAAAGGCCCCAAAAGATAAAGTTCTAGGGGCTTAAAAGAGCCACATGGTTTCAACAACTCAGTTCATGCAGGGCTGTGAATGCCTTGCGAAGGAATCTGACCTTCCTTCTGTAGATGGTGGCGACACCACTGAAGGATCCGGAAACTGGATTGTGAAATCAAATGCTGCATCTGAATTCCCACCAAGGTTAACGAAGGACGTAAGAGAACCATGGCCATTATTTCTCACAATtgctaatgcaaaaaaaaaagcttacagatACCAAGCTAGGACCCCACGAACTAAAATTCTTAACAGCTCTTACAGGTAGGTATTGAGTTACTTTGCCTCAAGATTACATCACTTGGAAGCAAGGAGGTGAGACTGGGATTCGAACTACCAGGCAGCACTGCTCCTATTATCAGAAAGGTCCTTGTATATCCAGCCATGAACATTTGGCAAAGATTAAGGTAGATGGGCCAAATTAATTCACAGCAGCAGTGAGCATTCACTCACAtcctccattgtacttttagaATTAGGGATGAGGGGTGAGGGTCACAATTAGGTGTTTGGTGCATGTAAAATATTACTTGGCCTTAAAAGTTTATAGCAATTGCACCACCCTAAAACATATCAGAGTGATAAAATAAACAGGAGCCACTGTCAAAAAAGGtggtaaacaaacaaatagaaactAAATAGGCCCACTGACCTCACAACACAGAATAGGTACGTGAAAATATGTGTCAAATAGATGGATTCTGAATTACTTAATAGTTAGTGGCATCTTATGTAAACACTGCATTCACCCTATGGAACAAACATGTCTTGATGTCCAATTTGACAAGTGGGGAAGCTAAAGTTCAGAATCACTAAGGGATCTCCCCAAATTTAAAGATGGACTTTTTATTTCCACTCTAGGGCTATATCCTTTCTCTGGCATACCAATTTTCCCGAAACCTTTACAGTGAAAGGGGGCTTAGGTAGACACCAAAAGGAACTTAAAGAAGATCAAATGTGCCACTTAAAGAGCAgatgcaaacaacaacaacacaatcaAGTTGAAGAGCATGCCATTAGGCAATCAAATGAGCCATTTAAAAGACAGAACCAACAGGCATCCACAAGGCCCTGGCATAGCTACTTGTTAGCACAGTGACCTTAGATGAGTCTTTCCCACTGAGCTTTGGTTTCTTCAGCTCTAGCATGCAGGTATATAGTTCCTCCTGCTACCCATTGGGAAGTAGGAAGGATTTAGGGAGTGTTGCACACCTCTGCTGTGCCCAGGTTCTAGAACTGGAGCCCCGGAGTTTGGAGTAAACTCCCAGATCTGCTGTTTCCTAATTGTGTATACTTGGTCAATGTCTTGTTTCCCTGCACCTCCATTTTGTCATCTATAAAATAAGCATAACACATATCATAATTATTTCATATCGTTCCTGTGAACGGGAAAGTCTTTAGGTCAGGTAATGATCTACAGACAGTGCCTGTGCATAGTAAGTGACCCGTACATGTGGGTTATTATAACTAACCCAGAGACCAAAACATGACCTGTATCCAAAATTAGACCAAGTCCTAGCTTTCTAGCAGCCAAAGCCAAAGGATGCACAAGGACACAGGTTCTTCAACTGGAACCCACAGACACTCCATGAATGCCCAAAGTCAAATGTGAGAAACTCCACGATGTGCTTCTCAACGTTTTCCTCAGGAAAGAGTCCTGCACCTACACTCCTTCAAGGACGTGTGACCCTACAGGCACTAAGTGCAATAACTGGAATCCCACGGCTTGGGACGCACCTTCTGTGAAACCACATTCCAGAATACGTAAGTAGCGGTACTGTTGCACTTTTCATTCCGACGTGGGCAAGATTCATACTTTATTtctgaaaaacatgtttttagaacaaaatggaaaggaaagcaTTAATAAGGTCCGGTCTTCCAGGGTTATTCAATTTTCCAGTTGCTTCATTGCCAAGCAGGAGAATACAGATGGATGCATCTCAACCCAATTTAACTAAGAGTCCCTTGAATCCCTTCCAAGTCCTTACCCTGTGGATCCCAGATGGGAAGACAGTGACAGGCCTTGAGTCATTCTTCTGGGAAATGATAACAAAAGTTCACCCaacagagacaatcttccatccttGCCCCTGAGCCCCGGAAGAAGCAGATTAAACTGCACCCTCCAGAGTCACTCTCACCAACAACTTCTTTTGCTTCTGAACAGCTTTCTCCTGTTGACAGTTTTCCTCCCACCTCCTTAAATCCCTGTGCCCTTAGGGTCAGATGGCCTCAAGTCTTTTCACATTCATCCATTGGGACAACCTCAGTAGTCATAAATCATGAAGACCTTTTGAACATGTATTTccctttaacttttatttttactttatttggaaggcaaagagaaacagagacagggagagacagaaaaaaatcttccacccatgaTTCATGCCTCAAATACTGTAGCAGCCAGGCTAAGACAGGTCAAAGCCATGGGCCCAGATCTCAGTTTGGGTCTTCTGTGTAGATTGCAGGGATTCAAGTGTGAGtcatcacttctgcctcccagcgTGCTCAGTAGCAGAAAGTTGGACTGAAGGCTGAAGATTCATGATTCAACCAGATGCtccatatgggatgtgaatgCCTCAAGCAGTGACAACCCCTGGGCAAACACCCACCCCTGAATTTTCTGTGTCACTTCTTCCAAGGATCTGTATAAATGTACACTGCCACAGGTAGttgtaaaaaataatattaatgataataataacagcatGGAATCTTTAGCTCACAAACTGCTGTTGCTGGAGAATGAAGTCAAACTCTGTGGGCAATGGTCCATGAGTAGGCAAAAGTCCAAGACCAAGATTCAGGCCTGTGGGCAAGAGTCCATAGCTGGGCAAAGATCCAAGACCACAGGACTTGTGCTTTAAAGATGTCCTTGAGATGGTCACATACTAACTTCCGTACTTGGGCCATGTTGTTGCTACCTGATCATCAAGAATCGGCTGCTAATATCGATATAGGGCATATATTTGTGCCACATCAATTATTGTAATTTGACTCCCCGAGCAGGTCAATAAAAGGCTGAGGTGGTGAGCCTTGTGAGTCAACCTTCCTCCTTAGATAAAGGGGCTTCACTCCAGCCACCTCACTTTTACAGTTTATCCTAtgtgtctcatttcttattttctttcaattGTACATAGCTTCACACTTCAAGCCAATTCATGCCACTGTGGGCAGAAGTACACATTTGCTGAGTGTTATAATCTGGGGGTAGGCAGATGGAATAGATGGGAGTCCTGCCCTCAGAAAGCATATAATTTAGTGTTATCAAACAGACCACAAAAATATTGACAGATGGTGGGGGTAGGAGTGCAGATTGTGTGAAACCAATATGGAAGGCTGATGTTGGATCTGTTTGGAAGGATGCCTTGGTGTCTTCGCACAgacaaggcagagaaagatgctTCAAGCAGAGTGAGAGTGTACAAAGGCGCACAGCTAGGAGGCTGCTGTAATGGTTTTAGAACAAATATTGGCGCAGCAAGTGAGAAGGAGATTAATGGGGCCAACACTATGTATCATGCACTAAGCCACCAGccatgacatcagcatcccataccagagatTCAGTTTGAGTCCTTTCCTGCTCAGGCaaaccctgggaaggcagtggaagatgctcccTCTTctttgggccctgccatccatgtaggagatgaggatggagttcctggttcctaacttcagtCCGGCCCAgatctgtccattgtggccatttgaagaatgaattcgTGGATGAGaggcttgtcttttttttcccctctctttatTCTTCAACCTCTTCTCACTCTgtactctccctttcaaataagtattgagaaaaagaaaaataggtaggtaatggaagaggaggagggtgaATGACAGAGTCAAGCCATTCCATGAGATTTCTAAGGAAACTCATAGtttcatcagtgttttataaGTGGCCTCACAGGATCATCAACAGTTAAGCTGCTTTTTTGTTTCATCAATATTTTCTCCTGTATTGGGAAACGATTTAAATTGGAAGCAAAAATATTGgtgatgacgatgatgatgatgaataaGAACAAAATCACTGATGAACATTGAtccaaaaatcctcaacaaattaTTAGCCAAGTTAATTTAGCAGCATATTATAGGATCATCTGCCATGATCAAATGGATTTGTCCTTGAAATGCAGGACTGTCTGATAAATTCCAATCAGTAAGTGTGAGATGTCACACTAACAGAATGAAAGGCAAAAAATCATGTACTCATcttataaaatacagaaatagtAGCTGGAAATCTTCAGCCTCCTTTtgtgataaaaaagaaaagcttccaaGAAATCAAATATTGAAAGAAGGCACCTCAAGACAATAAGACCTACATATGAGAAACTCACCGCTAGCATTACACCCTGTACTAACGAGTCAACATTTTTCCTCTAAGATCTGACCCAAGACAAGAAAGCTCACCATCTTTCTTCTAGTCAACACAGCATTGGATGTTGTTGTCAGAGCAAATTCCAAAGTCCTTTTTCAAAGAGAACAAGGAATGTGTTCGGGAACACTGTTTTCCCCTTGCCTCCACTGTTATAAAGCCAAAGGGGAATCGGGGTGAGTATCCATTGCTCCTTCCACCACACTGACTTTCCAGGGCCCACACAGTGCTTGGAGCTCTCTCACCCCATTCATTGCTGGCCATCGCACGGGGCCCCAACACTCACCAGAAGTTCTGGGGTCTCCACACCACGTGAGGCCATCACCCATGTAGCCCAGCAATGTGTCCTCTAGAGTGAACATCTCCTTCTGGATCCCTGTGTACTGGTGGGCCAGCTGTTTGGATCCACTCCAGAAGAGGCTCTAACAAAGAATAAACACACTCTGTTATCAAGATCAGGTTAGTTAGTAGGTCAAGAAATAAATCGAAACActtgtaaagaaagaaaacaccagtataaaacaaaaattggtGTGCTTATGATGGCTTTCTGtgtgagagatggggagagatggagagtgcgtgtgtgcgtgtttgCAGTCACAATGTAAAATGAACTTATTACTCTGGGTTGTAGTTCAAAAAGTCTGCCAATCCTTGGtcaattttttctaagatttatttatttttataggaaggtAAGATTtacaaaagaaggagagacagaaagaaagatcttccatctgctggttcactccccaagtgtttacactggccagagctgaactgatctggagccaggaaccagatgcttcttctgggtctcccacgcaggtgcagtgtgtcctctactgccttcccaagccacaggcaggaagctggaagag from Ochotona princeps isolate mOchPri1 chromosome 11, mOchPri1.hap1, whole genome shotgun sequence includes:
- the CD38 gene encoding ADP-ribosyl cyclase/cyclic ADP-ribose hydrolase 1; the protein is MPDYEFSPASASEDRPRGGTSRRVYVVLIVCLLVITFIMAIGIGVLVLAQRSSDSTDYVSGIILGRCLSLTRIARPELKDKDCKKILDAFKSAFVSKDPCNITKEDYQPLINLTADPVPCDKSLFWSGSKQLAHQYTGIQKEMFTLEDTLLGYMGDGLTWCGDPRTSEIKYESCPRRNEKCNSTATYVFWNVVSQKFAESACGTVYVMLNGSRDTPFSKNSTFGRVEVFNLRPEKVHTLQAWVMHNVEGVSRDSCSGSSIRELQSIVQQRKISFECHNDYRPARFIQCVKQPSHLTCKALL